The following coding sequences lie in one Caproicibacterium argilliputei genomic window:
- a CDS encoding glycoside hydrolase family 32 protein: MSKKLHAQNIQKATLAVRETSRLVNPRFRQKYHFMAPAGWLNDPNGLIQFGGQYHLFYQHNPYGSSWGPMHWGHAVSRDLVHWEHLPVALAPSEDYESGHGGCFSGSAVEKDGRLTLLYTGASTVGGEERQVQCLAQSTDGVVFEKYAGNPVLKRSGSRQSDFRDPKVWRHGNFWYMVIASQEQESGAALLYRSADLLHWRFISQLAGGSPQQGRMWECPDFFELGGTGVLLFSPVGFDNRKATYLTGRFDYDTGAFSAETLGETDWGFDFYAAQSFPDTQGRRIVIGWANGWDWMPWWNGFGPTQQDRWCGHMSLPREVTMCADGRLAFHPVSELQTLRTDAWRTESVTLHDSEPLALHAGDGIHFELLADFDLTASTSTQIRLLMRCSETEQTVLTCDLRQGELIFDRSASSPHDAGIKRCPLESAQQKKLRLHVFADTCSVEVFTDSGRTVLSSNLYPAAESTGIFLCADGGDAQLSCVETWGLA, translated from the coding sequence ATGTCCAAAAAACTGCACGCACAGAATATACAGAAGGCAACCCTCGCCGTCCGGGAAACGAGCCGCCTTGTCAACCCCCGTTTCCGTCAGAAGTATCACTTCATGGCGCCGGCGGGCTGGCTGAACGACCCCAACGGGCTGATTCAGTTTGGCGGACAGTACCACCTGTTTTATCAGCACAACCCGTACGGTTCCTCCTGGGGGCCGATGCACTGGGGGCACGCGGTGAGCCGGGACCTGGTACACTGGGAGCACCTGCCTGTGGCGCTCGCCCCCAGTGAAGACTACGAAAGCGGACACGGCGGCTGCTTCTCCGGCAGCGCGGTCGAAAAGGATGGGCGGCTGACGCTGCTTTACACCGGCGCTAGCACCGTGGGCGGTGAAGAGCGACAAGTGCAGTGCCTGGCGCAGAGCACCGACGGTGTCGTTTTTGAAAAGTATGCCGGAAATCCGGTTTTAAAGCGTTCCGGCAGCCGCCAGAGCGACTTTCGCGACCCGAAAGTTTGGCGGCACGGTAATTTTTGGTACATGGTCATCGCGTCACAGGAGCAGGAAAGCGGCGCGGCGCTGCTGTACCGCTCCGCCGACCTGCTGCACTGGAGGTTCATTTCCCAACTCGCGGGCGGCAGCCCGCAGCAGGGTCGTATGTGGGAATGCCCAGACTTTTTTGAACTGGGCGGCACCGGCGTACTGCTGTTTTCTCCTGTCGGGTTCGACAATCGGAAGGCCACTTACCTGACCGGCCGATTCGACTACGATACCGGTGCTTTTTCTGCAGAAACGCTGGGCGAAACGGACTGGGGCTTTGACTTTTACGCCGCGCAGTCCTTTCCCGACACACAGGGCCGCCGCATTGTAATTGGTTGGGCAAACGGCTGGGACTGGATGCCGTGGTGGAACGGCTTTGGCCCAACCCAGCAGGACCGGTGGTGCGGGCACATGAGCCTGCCGCGGGAAGTGACCATGTGTGCCGATGGCAGGCTTGCCTTTCACCCGGTTTCAGAGTTGCAAACCCTGCGCACAGACGCTTGGCGCACCGAATCGGTCACACTGCACGACAGTGAACCGCTTGCGCTGCACGCAGGGGACGGCATACACTTTGAGCTGCTGGCAGACTTTGACCTAACTGCCTCCACTTCCACACAGATTCGCCTGCTGATGCGCTGCTCGGAAACAGAGCAGACGGTGCTGACCTGCGATCTGCGGCAGGGAGAACTGATTTTTGACCGCAGTGCTTCCTCCCCGCACGATGCCGGTATCAAGCGCTGCCCGCTGGAATCCGCACAGCAAAAGAAACTGCGCCTGCACGTGTTTGCAGATACCTGTTCCGTGGAGGTCTTTACAGACAGCGGCAGAACCGTGCTGTCCTCCAACCTCTACCCCGCTGCGGAGAGCACCGGCATCTTCCTCTGCGCGGACGGCGGCGACGCGCAGCTTTCCTGTGTGGAAACCTGGGGGCTTGCGTAA
- a CDS encoding MFS transporter has translation MNKFRKYPEQLYFLYYTLLYAGIAVYGGYISIYYMKAGFSLSEIGTLTTVGPLFSLFVQPVWGMVSDRTGRHRLVLTISLIGSVLSVLLYSLHTGYVFYLIITMVFMLFYTAIQPLSDTISVDYLTRSGYNYSAVRMGGSIGYSVVVLLLGNFFNDHLSLLFALCAGLLLLALFSTALLPKEQPKPDAAVPDSAPAESKPFNRRRLILLIGFSCVLFFALSFNISFVGIYAKEMTASGTLLGVALCASSISEVPVLLLITKYSRRFNQINIFTIVTFTGFLLGARMLLYFFAQGIGMVIFAQALQGITSMLLFYSMVTYINREVPTAHKATGQSALVIAQSGISSILGNTGGGYVSEWIGLRQTYLLTAVIVLAATALFAVAYLLHRKHTTQTRPTS, from the coding sequence ATGAACAAATTCAGAAAGTATCCTGAGCAGCTGTATTTTCTATACTACACGCTCCTGTACGCCGGCATTGCCGTGTACGGCGGCTACATCAGCATTTACTATATGAAAGCCGGTTTTTCGCTTTCCGAAATCGGGACGCTGACCACAGTCGGGCCGCTGTTTTCGCTGTTTGTACAGCCGGTCTGGGGCATGGTGAGTGACCGCACCGGCAGGCACCGCCTGGTGCTGACGATTTCCCTAATCGGCAGTGTGCTCTCCGTTCTGCTGTATTCCCTGCACACCGGCTATGTCTTTTACCTAATCATCACAATGGTCTTTATGCTGTTTTACACGGCAATTCAGCCACTGAGCGACACCATTTCCGTCGACTACCTGACACGCTCCGGCTACAATTACAGTGCAGTGCGCATGGGCGGCTCCATTGGCTACTCCGTGGTGGTCTTGCTGCTCGGCAACTTTTTTAACGACCACCTCAGCTTGCTGTTTGCGCTGTGCGCCGGTCTGCTGCTGCTTGCCCTGTTTTCCACCGCGCTGCTGCCGAAAGAGCAGCCGAAACCGGATGCCGCTGTGCCGGACAGCGCCCCTGCTGAGAGCAAACCCTTTAACAGGCGGCGGCTGATTCTGTTAATCGGCTTTTCCTGTGTACTTTTCTTTGCGTTGAGCTTTAATATTTCGTTTGTTGGCATTTATGCCAAGGAAATGACTGCTTCCGGCACCCTGCTCGGTGTCGCGCTGTGCGCGTCTTCCATCAGCGAAGTACCGGTGCTGCTGCTCATTACAAAGTATTCGCGCCGGTTTAACCAAATCAATATCTTTACCATTGTCACGTTTACCGGATTCCTGCTGGGCGCGCGGATGCTGCTTTATTTCTTTGCGCAGGGAATCGGCATGGTCATTTTTGCGCAGGCACTGCAGGGCATTACCTCCATGCTGCTGTTTTACAGCATGGTCACATACATCAACCGCGAAGTGCCCACCGCCCACAAAGCCACCGGGCAGAGCGCACTGGTCATTGCGCAGTCCGGCATCAGCAGTATTTTGGGAAACACCGGCGGTGGTTACGTCAGCGAGTGGATTGGCCTGCGGCAGACCTACCTGCTGACCGCGGTCATCGTTCTGGCTGCCACAGCACTGTTCGCCGTCGCTTATCTGCTGCACAGAAAGCACACCACGCAGACACGCCCGACCAGCTGA
- a CDS encoding glycoside hydrolase family 3 C-terminal domain-containing protein has protein sequence MEISEILSKLTLEEKARLCTGADAWHTACPQSISVPQVTVSDGPHGLRRETGVPGESASATCFPSGSALGASWDPNLLEELGEALGEECRAQGVDVLLGPAVNIKRSPLCGRNFEYYAEDPCLAGTLAAAYIRGVQKQGVGTSLKHFAANNKETGRLTTDTAVDARTLRELYLPAFETAVKEAQPWTVMAAYNRLNGTYCAENKRLLTDLLRGEWGFQGLVMSDWGAVSDRDRGIAAGLDLEMPGGCAIGPQKIIRAVQNGTLSEEALDRCVTRVLELAQKAAAHKKPAPAKTPEALYAQHHALARKIAEHCMVLLKNDGTLPLRKTGSLAVIGEFAKTPRCQGGGSSHIHPTALDVPLEEIRKAAPQLTVSYSEGYTLTDDRPDEVRIAAAVQTAAAADAAVIFAGLPDAYESEGFDRSHMRIPESHNALIQAVAHAQKNTVVVLSNGSPVEMPWTEQVSAILESYLCGQATGSAQAAILFGSANPCGKLAETFPRKLQDNPSYLNFPITSPDFVAYRESVFVGYRYYDTKQVPVCFPFGHGLSYTTFSYLSIETDRAELTDRETLTVRVTLKNTGSRAGRETVQLYVHDMESSIPRPEKELRAFRSVELQPGEEATVSFPLSKRAFAYYDAAAQDWTVEDGVFQILAGGSSAETPLCASVTVHPAEPRPHIFTRHTLTAEAWDKPATCAVLKEFLTKAGCDNLHVQADWMRDMPLRNLFMFGAVYTQEELDQLVETLNRTTTFC, from the coding sequence ATGGAGATTTCAGAAATTCTGTCCAAACTGACTTTAGAGGAAAAGGCGCGCCTGTGCACCGGTGCGGATGCCTGGCACACCGCCTGCCCGCAATCAATTTCCGTACCACAGGTCACCGTTTCCGACGGGCCGCACGGCCTGCGCCGTGAAACCGGCGTACCCGGCGAGAGCGCATCTGCCACCTGCTTCCCCAGCGGCTCCGCACTCGGCGCTTCCTGGGACCCCAATCTGCTGGAGGAACTTGGGGAAGCTTTGGGCGAGGAATGCCGCGCGCAGGGGGTGGATGTCCTGCTCGGCCCCGCCGTCAACATCAAGCGCTCACCGCTGTGCGGGCGCAACTTTGAGTATTACGCCGAAGATCCCTGTCTGGCAGGCACGCTTGCGGCAGCGTACATCCGCGGTGTGCAGAAGCAGGGTGTGGGTACCTCACTCAAACACTTTGCTGCCAACAACAAGGAGACCGGCCGCCTGACCACCGACACCGCCGTGGACGCGCGCACCCTGCGTGAGCTTTACCTGCCCGCCTTTGAAACAGCGGTAAAAGAAGCGCAGCCGTGGACGGTCATGGCGGCGTACAACCGGCTCAACGGCACCTACTGTGCAGAAAACAAGCGCCTGCTGACCGATCTGCTGCGTGGTGAATGGGGCTTTCAGGGGCTGGTCATGTCAGACTGGGGCGCGGTCAGCGACCGTGACCGCGGCATTGCCGCCGGACTGGACTTGGAAATGCCCGGCGGCTGCGCCATCGGGCCGCAAAAAATCATCCGTGCCGTGCAGAACGGCACCCTTTCCGAAGAAGCACTGGACCGATGCGTCACCAGAGTCTTGGAACTTGCCCAAAAAGCCGCAGCACACAAAAAGCCTGCCCCTGCGAAAACACCGGAAGCACTCTATGCGCAGCACCACGCACTTGCCCGGAAAATTGCGGAACACTGCATGGTGCTGCTCAAAAACGACGGTACTCTGCCCCTGCGGAAAACCGGCAGCCTTGCGGTAATCGGCGAATTTGCCAAAACACCGCGCTGCCAGGGCGGCGGCAGCTCTCATATTCACCCGACCGCACTGGACGTGCCGCTGGAGGAAATTCGCAAAGCGGCGCCGCAGCTCACCGTTTCTTACAGTGAGGGCTATACCCTGACCGATGACCGGCCGGACGAAGTGCGTATTGCTGCAGCTGTCCAGACGGCAGCTGCAGCGGACGCGGCGGTGATTTTTGCCGGTCTGCCGGATGCCTATGAATCCGAAGGGTTCGACCGCAGTCATATGCGGATACCCGAAAGCCACAACGCCCTGATCCAGGCGGTTGCGCACGCGCAGAAAAACACCGTTGTCGTCCTGAGCAATGGCTCTCCGGTGGAAATGCCGTGGACGGAGCAAGTGTCTGCCATTCTGGAAAGCTATTTGTGCGGGCAGGCCACCGGCAGCGCACAGGCCGCCATCCTGTTCGGCAGTGCCAATCCCTGCGGCAAATTGGCAGAAACGTTTCCGCGAAAGCTGCAGGATAACCCCTCATACCTCAACTTCCCTATCACCAGCCCCGACTTTGTAGCATACCGCGAGAGCGTGTTTGTCGGCTATCGTTATTACGACACCAAGCAGGTGCCGGTGTGTTTTCCGTTTGGCCACGGGCTGTCCTACACCACTTTCTCCTACCTGTCCATTGAAACCGACCGCGCAGAACTGACCGATCGCGAAACGCTGACCGTGCGCGTGACCCTAAAAAACACCGGCAGCCGTGCCGGCCGTGAAACCGTGCAACTGTATGTGCACGACATGGAAAGCAGCATTCCGCGTCCGGAAAAGGAACTGCGTGCTTTCCGCAGTGTGGAACTGCAGCCTGGCGAGGAAGCAACCGTTTCATTCCCGCTTTCCAAGCGTGCCTTCGCTTACTACGATGCCGCGGCACAGGACTGGACGGTGGAAGACGGTGTGTTTCAGATTTTAGCGGGTGGCTCCAGTGCAGAAACGCCGCTCTGCGCTTCTGTAACCGTGCATCCCGCCGAACCGAGGCCCCACATCTTTACCCGCCACACCCTGACCGCTGAAGCTTGGGACAAACCCGCCACCTGCGCAGTTTTAAAAGAGTTTCTAACAAAAGCCGGTTGTGACAACTTACACGTGCAGGCAGACTGGATGCGAGATATGCCCCTGCGCAACCTGTTTATGTTCGGCGCAGTCTACACGCAAGAAGAACTGGACCAGCTGGTGGAAACACTAAACCGGACAACCACCTTCTGCTAA
- a CDS encoding LacI family DNA-binding transcriptional regulator: MANIKDVAKLAGLSVGTVSRVLNNRGYISDETRKKVHDAMRELNYVPNELAKSIFRQYTRTIGVMVPFVTHPYFGMIVQYLEYYASKMNYKIILCNSYFERDKELEYFRMLQGYKVDGIILCSRSMDIRNEIQEGPPIVSIDRILSDRIPYVSSDNYQGGSLATEHLIQKGCRKVAHICGSPSLHMTANQRSSAFEETCRKNGIESIVVSTNEDQFSSLSYYDNIQKLFQKHPDVDGIFASSDIIAAQVIQVAAKAGRHIPEDLKLVGFDDVNIAALTAPPLTTVHQPIKQLCKYAFELLLDEIKGEIVPMCTILPVSFVQRDST, translated from the coding sequence TTGGCAAATATTAAAGACGTCGCGAAGCTGGCCGGACTTTCCGTTGGCACGGTATCGCGCGTGCTGAACAACCGGGGCTACATCAGCGACGAAACCCGAAAAAAAGTGCACGATGCCATGCGAGAGCTCAATTATGTGCCCAACGAACTGGCCAAGTCCATTTTCCGGCAATACACCCGCACCATCGGCGTGATGGTGCCGTTCGTCACCCACCCTTATTTCGGTATGATTGTACAGTATTTGGAATACTACGCCTCCAAAATGAATTATAAAATCATTCTCTGCAACTCCTACTTTGAGCGGGACAAGGAACTGGAATATTTCCGTATGCTGCAGGGTTACAAAGTGGATGGTATCATTCTTTGCAGCCGCAGCATGGATATCCGCAATGAGATTCAGGAGGGTCCGCCCATTGTTTCCATTGACCGCATCCTCAGCGACCGAATCCCGTATGTTTCTTCGGATAACTACCAAGGCGGCTCCTTAGCTACCGAACATCTGATTCAGAAAGGCTGCCGGAAAGTCGCGCACATCTGCGGCTCTCCTTCCCTGCACATGACTGCCAACCAGCGCAGCAGCGCCTTTGAGGAAACGTGCCGCAAAAACGGCATCGAGTCAATCGTTGTTTCCACTAACGAAGACCAATTCTCCTCCCTGTCCTATTATGACAATATTCAAAAGCTGTTTCAGAAGCATCCGGATGTGGACGGCATCTTTGCCAGCAGCGACATCATCGCGGCGCAGGTCATACAGGTGGCTGCCAAGGCCGGCCGGCACATTCCGGAAGACTTGAAACTGGTCGGGTTTGACGATGTCAACATCGCCGCGCTCACCGCCCCGCCGCTCACCACCGTCCACCAGCCCATTAAGCAGCTGTGCAAATATGCCTTTGAACTGCTGCTCGACGAAATCAAGGGGGAAATTGTGCCGATGTGCACGATTCTGCCCGTCAGCTTCGTGCAGCGGGACTCCACCTGA
- a CDS encoding ABC transporter substrate-binding protein yields the protein MKKTRIVSATLAAVLTASTLFTGCGQTGTTSATGGSAAGSTTGSTGKVSITMLNSKSEIAQKLQQAVDTFNKTNKDGITISMTTVSSSSTVDETMMSKYASGNPCTINMVDPVNIASYASKSADLSSESWASQINDSFVDSLKVDGKIYAFPFAVEGDGLIYNKNTIEKAIGGTFDPTSIKSQADLEALYKKIQAGGVTPVEISHDDWSLASHYLALAYTGQDSSTSETQYYKDLKSGKESLANNTVYNGLVNLLDLNKKYNIYKASPMSSDYNTSDPKNIATGKVAFWFNGVWVMPNVSQFLTGDHAKDELGFLPLYAGGKTDGNIMAGGSKVILIDNTKSTPEQRKAANTFLNWLATDDAGQKALSVDMGIISAFKDSKYTPSDSLSKSMVSYIKAGKTFVGANLSGDYYTKVGAYLQQYLTGNMDKSTLTKSIDSYFQSASWVK from the coding sequence ATGAAAAAAACACGTATTGTATCAGCGACCCTCGCCGCCGTGCTGACTGCCTCCACCCTGTTCACAGGATGCGGGCAGACCGGAACCACCTCTGCAACAGGCGGCTCCGCAGCCGGCTCTACCACCGGTTCGACCGGTAAAGTCAGCATTACCATGCTTAACAGCAAAAGCGAAATTGCACAGAAGCTGCAGCAGGCGGTGGATACCTTTAACAAAACCAACAAGGACGGCATCACCATCAGCATGACCACCGTTTCCTCCAGCTCTACGGTGGATGAAACCATGATGAGCAAGTACGCCTCCGGCAATCCCTGCACCATCAACATGGTGGATCCGGTCAACATTGCCTCCTATGCTTCCAAGTCTGCCGACCTTTCTTCGGAATCCTGGGCAAGCCAGATTAACGACTCCTTTGTTGATTCCCTGAAAGTGGACGGCAAGATTTACGCATTTCCCTTTGCGGTGGAAGGCGACGGCCTGATTTATAACAAGAACACCATCGAAAAGGCAATTGGCGGTACCTTTGACCCGACCAGCATCAAAAGCCAGGCAGACCTGGAGGCACTGTATAAGAAGATTCAGGCAGGCGGCGTAACGCCGGTGGAAATTTCCCATGACGACTGGTCGTTGGCTTCCCACTATCTCGCGCTGGCATATACGGGGCAGGACAGCTCTACTTCCGAAACCCAGTACTATAAGGACTTAAAGAGTGGCAAAGAAAGCCTTGCCAACAACACCGTTTACAACGGCCTGGTGAATCTGCTGGATCTCAACAAAAAGTACAACATCTACAAGGCTTCCCCGATGTCCTCTGATTACAATACATCCGATCCAAAGAACATCGCTACCGGCAAGGTCGCGTTTTGGTTTAACGGCGTGTGGGTTATGCCGAACGTTTCGCAGTTCCTGACCGGCGACCATGCCAAGGATGAGCTGGGCTTCCTGCCGTTGTATGCCGGCGGTAAGACAGACGGCAACATTATGGCAGGTGGCAGCAAGGTCATTTTGATTGACAATACCAAGTCCACACCGGAGCAGCGCAAAGCGGCAAATACCTTCTTGAACTGGCTTGCGACGGATGACGCGGGGCAGAAAGCACTGAGTGTCGACATGGGCATTATCTCTGCATTCAAAGACTCCAAGTACACCCCCAGCGACAGCCTCTCTAAGTCGATGGTCAGCTACATTAAAGCGGGCAAGACCTTTGTTGGCGCGAACCTTTCCGGCGATTATTACACCAAGGTCGGCGCATACCTGCAGCAATATCTGACAGGCAACATGGACAAGTCCACCCTGACAAAGTCAATCGACAGCTACTTCCAGTCCGCTTCCTGGGTAAAATAA
- a CDS encoding carbohydrate ABC transporter permease, translated as MGQNKKWYDFKFFLAFAAPTAFIFVTVMLIPFIYGLAMSFTDTNGISSTNQFVGLQNYIKVFQDKVFWTSMVVTLKYVLGCVVLTNLLAFIIAYLLTTGIRGQNFLRAAFFTPNLLGGIVLGLVWRFVFQNALVYVGTSLHIPIFEQSWLADPNKALVTLIIVTVWQLSGYMMIIYVAGFMGISRDVLEAADIDGCNYWQKIVKVEAPLMVPSFIICLFLTLSRCFMVYDVNISLTKGEPFGSTVLVSLNIYREAFNNQNYGTGQAEAFLLFLIIAAISLTQVYSGKKMEVEQ; from the coding sequence ATGGGACAAAATAAAAAGTGGTATGACTTCAAATTTTTTCTGGCGTTTGCGGCGCCGACCGCGTTCATATTCGTTACGGTGATGCTGATTCCGTTCATTTACGGGCTTGCCATGTCCTTTACAGACACCAACGGCATCTCCAGCACCAACCAGTTTGTAGGTCTGCAGAACTACATCAAGGTGTTTCAGGACAAAGTTTTCTGGACCTCCATGGTGGTCACGCTCAAGTACGTACTGGGCTGCGTGGTGCTGACCAACCTGCTGGCATTCATCATCGCATACCTGCTGACAACGGGCATCCGGGGTCAGAACTTCCTGCGCGCGGCATTTTTTACGCCGAACCTGCTGGGCGGCATTGTGTTGGGGTTGGTGTGGCGCTTTGTGTTTCAGAATGCGCTGGTTTACGTTGGCACCTCGCTGCACATTCCGATTTTTGAGCAGTCCTGGCTGGCAGATCCGAACAAGGCGCTGGTCACGCTGATTATCGTGACCGTGTGGCAGCTTTCCGGCTATATGATGATTATTTATGTGGCGGGCTTTATGGGGATTTCCAGAGATGTGCTGGAGGCCGCCGACATCGACGGCTGCAACTACTGGCAGAAGATTGTGAAGGTGGAAGCACCGCTGATGGTGCCGTCCTTTATCATCTGCCTGTTTCTGACGCTGTCCAGGTGCTTCATGGTCTACGACGTCAACATTTCGTTGACCAAGGGGGAACCATTCGGCAGCACGGTGCTGGTGTCGCTGAATATTTATCGCGAAGCATTTAATAACCAGAACTACGGCACCGGTCAGGCAGAAGCCTTCCTGCTGTTCCTGATCATCGCTGCAATTTCCCTGACACAGGTTTATTCAGGCAAAAAGATGGAGGTGGAACAATGA
- a CDS encoding carbohydrate ABC transporter permease: MTPTAKKPFRWGKFFSTVLLWVLLLIFVLPFVVVIIDAFKTNAEIMDNPLALTSQPTFQNFVDAFNQMNYMSALFNTVVLTIVSVALIAIASAMTAYYVVRSKSKAGKILFYALIASMMVPFQAIMIPLVTIYGHMGVLNSRPMLVYLYIGFGCGMGTFIFHGFIKTGVPISLEEAARIDGANLRQTFFLIVLPLLKPVFATLVVLDVLWVWNDYLLPSLVLTQPNQLTLPLSTYSFSGQMSVNFGPLIASLIMTILPVLIIYIFLQKYIVEGIVAGAVKT, encoded by the coding sequence ATGACACCAACAGCAAAAAAGCCCTTTCGCTGGGGCAAGTTTTTCAGTACAGTGCTGCTTTGGGTTCTGCTGCTGATTTTTGTGTTGCCGTTTGTGGTGGTCATCATCGACGCCTTCAAAACCAACGCGGAAATCATGGACAACCCGCTGGCGCTGACCTCGCAGCCCACATTCCAGAACTTTGTGGATGCGTTTAACCAGATGAACTACATGAGCGCGCTGTTCAATACGGTGGTACTGACCATTGTCAGTGTGGCACTGATCGCCATTGCTTCTGCCATGACGGCGTACTATGTGGTTCGTTCCAAAAGCAAGGCAGGCAAAATCCTGTTTTATGCATTGATTGCCAGCATGATGGTGCCGTTTCAGGCCATCATGATTCCGCTGGTCACCATTTACGGTCACATGGGGGTTCTGAACAGCCGCCCGATGCTGGTGTACCTGTACATTGGCTTTGGCTGCGGCATGGGAACATTCATTTTTCACGGCTTCATCAAGACCGGCGTGCCGATTTCACTGGAAGAGGCAGCGCGCATTGACGGCGCGAACCTGCGCCAGACGTTTTTCCTGATTGTGCTTCCGCTGCTCAAACCGGTGTTTGCAACCCTGGTGGTGTTGGACGTTTTGTGGGTATGGAACGACTACTTGCTGCCCTCGCTGGTTTTGACGCAGCCGAATCAGCTGACACTGCCGCTTTCCACGTACTCGTTCTCCGGGCAGATGTCGGTCAACTTCGGCCCGCTGATTGCGTCGCTGATTATGACGATTTTGCCGGTTCTGATTATTTACATCTTCCTGCAGAAATATATTGTGGAAGGCATCGTTGCGGGTGCTGTGAAGACCTGA
- the gtfA gene encoding sucrose phosphorylase, whose amino-acid sequence MKFNNQIMLITYADSMGKNLKELDSVLQKHYQGAVGGVHILPFFPSSADRGFAPVRYDIVDPAFGDWEDIRRLSERYYLMFDFMINHISRQSQYFQDFAAKKDASPYRDMFIRYKEFWPGGEPTQTDIDRIYKRKPRAPYVEVPFADGTSEKVWCTFDDEQIDLNFQSEVTRRYVRDTLRFLAARGAAIIRLDAFAYTAKKRGTKCFFVEPEIWEILSSVQKDLDDSGRMILPEMHEHYTIQLKLAEKGYWVYDFALPMLVLYTLYLHDAAPLKHWLTICPRRQFTTLDTHDGIGVVDVKDLLTDEQVEKTQNCLFEQGAHVKRVYNSELYHNMDIYQINCTYYSALGNNDDAYLLARALQFFAPGVPQVYYVGMLAGENDIALLEKTKQGRDINRHNYTTAEVDTAMQRPVVRRLRSLMRFRNSCPAFDGACTLADTDDHTIEIHRTAHGCEAVLHADLPSRKFVITTRDAQGCETTIDLDND is encoded by the coding sequence ATGAAATTTAACAATCAAATTATGCTGATTACTTATGCGGACAGCATGGGAAAAAACCTCAAGGAACTGGACAGCGTCCTGCAAAAACATTATCAAGGGGCGGTCGGCGGCGTGCACATCCTTCCATTCTTTCCTTCTTCTGCAGACCGCGGGTTCGCACCGGTTCGGTACGACATTGTCGATCCGGCTTTCGGGGATTGGGAGGACATTCGGCGCTTGTCTGAGCGATACTACCTGATGTTTGACTTTATGATTAACCACATCTCCCGCCAGTCCCAATATTTTCAGGACTTTGCGGCAAAGAAGGACGCATCTCCCTACCGGGATATGTTTATTCGCTACAAGGAATTTTGGCCCGGCGGCGAGCCGACCCAAACGGACATTGACCGCATCTACAAACGCAAGCCGCGCGCACCGTATGTGGAGGTTCCCTTTGCGGACGGAACCAGCGAAAAGGTCTGGTGCACCTTTGATGATGAGCAGATTGACCTGAACTTTCAGAGTGAGGTCACCCGGCGCTATGTGCGCGATACGCTGCGGTTTTTGGCGGCGCGCGGTGCGGCGATTATCCGTTTGGACGCTTTCGCGTACACGGCAAAGAAGAGGGGAACCAAGTGTTTTTTTGTCGAGCCGGAAATCTGGGAAATCCTTTCTTCTGTTCAAAAGGATTTGGACGACAGCGGGCGCATGATTTTGCCGGAAATGCATGAGCATTACACCATTCAGCTCAAGCTTGCCGAAAAGGGTTACTGGGTATACGACTTCGCACTGCCCATGTTGGTGCTTTACACCCTGTACTTGCACGACGCCGCTCCGCTGAAACATTGGCTGACCATTTGCCCGCGCAGGCAGTTTACCACGCTGGATACCCACGACGGTATCGGCGTGGTGGACGTAAAAGACCTGCTCACGGACGAACAGGTGGAAAAAACGCAGAATTGCCTGTTTGAGCAGGGTGCGCACGTGAAACGCGTTTATAATTCCGAATTGTACCACAACATGGACATCTATCAGATCAACTGCACCTATTACTCTGCTTTGGGCAACAACGATGACGCGTACCTGCTGGCGCGCGCCCTGCAGTTCTTTGCACCGGGGGTGCCACAGGTGTATTATGTAGGAATGCTTGCCGGTGAAAATGATATTGCGCTTCTGGAAAAGACCAAGCAGGGGCGCGATATTAACCGCCATAACTATACGACTGCAGAAGTGGACACCGCGATGCAGCGCCCGGTGGTGCGGCGGCTGCGCAGCCTGATGCGTTTTCGCAACAGCTGTCCCGCGTTTGACGGCGCGTGCACACTGGCAGATACCGATGACCATACCATCGAAATTCATAGGACTGCGCACGGCTGTGAGGCAGTTCTGCACGCGGATCTTCCCAGCCGCAAATTCGTCATTACCACGCGGGACGCGCAGGGCTGTGAAACGACCATCGATTTAGACAACGACTAA